The Glycine soja cultivar W05 chromosome 3, ASM419377v2, whole genome shotgun sequence genome window below encodes:
- the LOC114405261 gene encoding uncharacterized protein LOC114405261 — protein MSNDKDQRNEESNNYRIISSKRQNQKTQKFSYITDPVVSGSLIYGRYAECFTQIIVTSFIGLIFAVVFHFGLKQTRDRKIIPRIRLSRAGHLPKLERFSHYVARQMGFKDRRNCPHLCRLASEYIRKYEGFEDDIYAFFENEPDADSLYVKLVEEFERCILSYLGFHWNYGDLVMSQVLSSENEPKKKLKSIVMAATREQRIERLAKNLKVARVFNTLVEEMKAMRVATSDDSRCTEVMAPVAHSDRSPVLLLMGGGMGAGKSTVLKDILKEPFWAGAAANAVIIEADAFKESDVIYKALSSRGHHDMIQTAELVHQSSTDAASSLLVTALNEGRDVIMDGTLSWVPFVVQTITMARNVHRRRYRMGEGYREKEDGTVIENYWERIKDEEPEQVGGKKRKPYRIELVGVVCDAYLAVVRGIRRAIMCRRAVRIKSQLKSHRRFAEAFMTYCQLVDNARLYFTNALEGPAKLIGWKDRDKTLLVDPDEFDCMKRLAMLNEDANSIYELYKHPNPACEAGSVWKDIVLSPSRLNIQQELKYSIQKIESMNYNKVTMENR, from the exons ATGTCGAATGACAAAGACCAGAGGAATGAAGAATCAAACAACTACAGAATCATATCTTCGAAaagacaaaatcaaaagacacaAAAATTCTCCTACATTACAGATCCTGTGGTCTCTGGTTCTTTGATTTATGGAAGATATGCAGAATG TTTTACTCAGATCATTGTAACCTCTTTCATTGGGTTGATATTTGCCGTGGTCTTCCATTTTGGTCTGAAACAGACTAGAGATCGAAAGATCATCCCACGTATAAGATTGTCACGCGCAGGCCACTTACCAAAGCTTGAAAGGTTCTCCCATTACGTAG CTAGGCAAATGGGATTCAAAGATAGGAGAAATTGTCCTCATCTATGTAGATTGGCTTCTGAATACATACGGAAATACGAGGGATTTGAAGATGATATATACGCCTTCTTTGAGAATGAACCAGATGCTGATTCACTTTATGTGAAGCTCGTAGAGGAGTTTGAGAGATGCATTCTTAGTTACTTAGGATTCCATTGGAACTACGGTGATCTAGTTATGAGTCAG GTGTTGAGCTCGGAAAATGAGCCAAAAAAGAAGCTCAAGAGCATAGTTATGGCAGCTACAAG GGAACAAAGGATTGAGAGACTTGCCAAGAATCTGAAGGTAGCTAGAGTTTTTAATACATTAGTAGAAGAGATGAAAGCAATGAGAGTTGCTACAAGTGATGACTCTCGATGTACAGAAGTGATGGCTCCAGTAGCTCATAGCGATAGGAGTCCAGTGCTTCTGTTAATGGGTGGAGGTATGGGAGCTGGCAAGAGCACCGTGCTCAAAGATATTCTCAAAGA ACCTTTCTGGGCAGGAGCAGCCGCAAATGCCGTAATAATTGAGGCAGATGCCTTCAAAGAATCAGATGTCATCTATAAGGCCCTTAGCTCAAGAGGTCACCATGACATGATCCAAACAGCAGAACTG GTACATCAATCATCCACAGATGCAGCCTCATCCCTCCTAGTAACAGCATTAAACGAGGGACGAGATGTTATTATGGATGGCACACTCTCCTGGGTGCCATTTGTTGTGCAGACAATAACAATGGCTAGGAATGTTCACCGTCGCCGTTACCGCATGGGAGAAGGCTATAGGGAGAAGGAGGATGGAACAGTAATCGAAAACTATTGGGAAAGAATTAAAGATGAAGAACCTGAACAAGTTGGTGGCAAAAAGAGAAAACCATATAGGATAGAGCTGGTTGGTGTTGTGTGTGATGCTTATCTTGCAGTTGTCAGAGGCATAAG GAGAGCTATCATGTGCAGAAGAGCAGTGAGAATAAAGTCACAGTTGAAATCCCACAGGAGATTTGCTGAGGCATTTATGACTTACTGTCAACTAGTAGATAATGCACGCCTATACTTCACAAACGCATTAGAAGGCCCAGCTAAG TTGATAGGATGGAAAGATAGAGACAAAACACTGCTTGTTGATCCAGATGAATTCGACTGTATGAAGAGGCTAGCCATGCTGAATGAAGATGCAAACTCCATTTATGAACTTTACAAGCACCCCAACCCAGCTTGTGAAGCTGGATCAGTATGGAAAGACATTGTATTATCTCCTTCAAGGTTGAACATCCAACAAGAGCTCAAGTATTCAATCCAAAAAATTGAAAGCATGAACTATAATAAAGTCACCATGGAGAACAGATGA